The following are encoded together in the Patagioenas fasciata isolate bPatFas1 chromosome 7, bPatFas1.hap1, whole genome shotgun sequence genome:
- the LOC136116135 gene encoding olfactory receptor 14J1-like: MYFFLLNLALLDLGSISTIVPKSMANSLWDTRVISYAGCAAQLFLFFFLASAEFYLLTVMSYDRYVAICKPLHYGTLLGSRACVHMAAAAWATGFLYSLLHTANTFSLPLCKGNALAQFFCEIPQILKLSCSHSYLREVWLLVFSLLIGFGCFVFIVLSYVQIFRAVLRIPSEQGRHKAFSTCLPHLAVVSLFLSTAMFAHLKPPSISSPSLDLVVSVLYSVVPPATYSGLFCVTINHYKWLPIYNAEVVAAYQGKKRSEAPPHIISDSNSLTRTC; encoded by the exons atgtacttcttcctgctcaacctcgccctcctcgacctgggctccatctccaccattgtccccaaatccatggccaactctctgtgggataccagggtcatttcctatgcaggctgtgctgcacaactctttctttttttctttttagcttcagcagaattttaccttctcactgtcatgtcctacgaccgctacgttgccatctgcaaacccctgcactacgggaccctcctgggcagcagagcttgtgtccacatggcagcagctgcctgggccactgggtttctctattctctgctgcacacggccaatacattttcactgcccctgtgcaagggcaatgccctggcccagttcttctgtgaaatcccccagatcctcaagctctcctgctcacactcttacctcagagaagtttggcttcttgtgtttagtctgttaattggttttggatgttttgtgttcattgtgctgtcctatgtgcagatcttcagggccgtgctgaggatcccctctgagcagggacggcacaaagccttttccacctgcctccctcacctggccgtggtctccctgtttctcagcactgccatgtttgcccacctgaagcccccctccatctcctccccatccctggatctggtggtgtctgttctgtactcggtggtgcctccagca ACCTACTCAGGGCTCTTTTGTGTGACCATCAACCACTACAAGTGGCTGCCCATCTACAACGCCGAGGTGGTGGCCGCCTACCAGGGCAAGAAGCGGAGTGAAGCTCCTCCCCACATCATCTCCGACTCGAACAGTCTTACCAGAACATGCTGA